In a genomic window of Acidisoma sp. PAMC 29798:
- a CDS encoding polysaccharide biosynthesis/export family protein: protein MLPLVLLAGCNTLPNSGPVEAQILDAATKPATNPLGFKIVQVDPQVVNVLATDMLPLMSAMDTGMSDPSEGGRIGPGDLLSISVFEIGSTLFSGGGGGPAATGSTAPTGMGASTSSSVTTENLPTMQVGSDGTISVPYVGRLHAAGRTPDQLARAIQSGLAGKSQNPQVLVRITTDIANAVIVSGDIKKPGREPLTLAHERLLDMVAIAGGPTYAPEDTVVQLTRAGETQHIPLKTLEEQPDQNIALRPDDRIQVLYQPRSFTVFGATSKVSETSFNAPTLSLAEALARIGGPLDDRADPNAVFLFRFENPEIATRLGLPVRPGVAAAPVVYQLDMMNPTSYFLAQQFEMKNKDLVYIANAKTNGLYKFINLISLIASPAITAAYLAKN from the coding sequence GTGCTGCCATTGGTGCTGCTGGCCGGCTGCAACACCTTGCCCAATAGCGGCCCCGTCGAGGCTCAGATCCTCGACGCCGCGACAAAACCAGCGACCAATCCGCTCGGGTTCAAAATCGTGCAAGTCGATCCGCAGGTGGTCAATGTCCTTGCTACAGACATGCTGCCACTCATGTCCGCCATGGACACGGGCATGTCTGATCCTTCAGAAGGGGGCAGGATCGGACCCGGCGATCTTCTCTCGATCTCGGTCTTCGAAATCGGCAGCACCTTGTTCTCTGGCGGTGGGGGCGGCCCAGCCGCCACTGGAAGTACTGCGCCGACAGGCATGGGCGCTTCGACCTCGTCCAGCGTTACCACGGAAAATCTGCCGACCATGCAGGTGGGCAGCGACGGCACGATCTCCGTGCCCTATGTCGGCCGCCTGCACGCCGCCGGCCGCACGCCTGACCAGCTGGCACGGGCGATTCAGAGTGGCCTTGCGGGGAAATCCCAGAATCCGCAGGTTCTCGTCCGCATCACCACAGACATTGCCAATGCCGTCATCGTCTCCGGCGACATCAAGAAGCCTGGTCGCGAGCCCTTGACCCTCGCCCATGAGCGATTGCTCGATATGGTCGCGATTGCGGGGGGGCCGACCTACGCGCCGGAAGATACGGTCGTGCAGCTGACACGGGCCGGCGAAACACAGCACATTCCGCTCAAGACGCTTGAAGAACAGCCCGACCAGAACATTGCGCTGCGGCCTGACGACCGGATCCAAGTGCTGTATCAGCCGCGCAGCTTCACGGTGTTTGGCGCAACGAGCAAGGTGTCTGAGACGTCATTCAATGCGCCGACCCTCAGCTTGGCGGAGGCGCTTGCCCGGATCGGTGGGCCACTGGATGACCGCGCCGATCCCAACGCGGTCTTTCTGTTCCGCTTCGAGAATCCAGAGATTGCGACGCGGCTGGGCTTGCCAGTCAGGCCCGGCGTGGCAGCCGCCCCTGTGGTCTATCAACTCGATATGATGAACCCGACGAGCTATTTCCTCGCGCAACAATTCGAGATGAAGAACAAGGACCTCGTCTACATCGCCAACGCGAAGACCAACGGTCTCTATAAGTTCATCAATCTGATCAGCCTGATCGCCAGCCCGGCCATTACAGCCGCCTATCTGGCGAAGAACTGA
- a CDS encoding ABC transporter ATP-binding protein, producing MIGCIDITKEYRGGHGVRRVLDHVNFSVERGQKLGILGRNGAGKSTLIKILGGVETPTAGEVVRTMSVSWPLAFSGAFQGSLSGLDNLRFICRIYNLDYAATRTYVDDFAELGSQLSEPVKTYSSGMRARLAFALSIAIEFECYLIDEVIMVGDARFFQRCQDELFVKRADRALIIVSHDMGFIRETCDSGAVIHNSQFRMCGNVVEAVEIYEAL from the coding sequence ATGATAGGCTGTATCGATATTACCAAGGAGTATCGCGGCGGCCACGGCGTTCGCCGCGTGCTTGATCATGTCAATTTCAGTGTCGAGCGGGGCCAGAAGCTCGGTATCCTTGGCCGTAACGGCGCCGGTAAATCAACGCTCATCAAGATCCTCGGCGGCGTCGAAACGCCGACTGCTGGCGAAGTTGTGCGCACGATGTCCGTGTCCTGGCCGCTTGCCTTCAGTGGCGCCTTTCAAGGCAGTCTGAGCGGCCTCGACAATCTGCGGTTTATCTGCCGCATCTATAACCTCGACTATGCCGCCACCCGGACTTACGTGGATGATTTCGCCGAGCTCGGGTCTCAGCTGAGCGAACCGGTGAAGACCTATTCCTCTGGCATGCGCGCGCGCCTCGCCTTCGCACTTTCGATTGCCATCGAATTCGAATGTTACCTGATCGATGAGGTCATCATGGTTGGAGATGCGCGCTTCTTCCAGCGTTGCCAGGACGAGCTCTTCGTCAAGCGCGCCGATCGCGCCTTGATCATCGTCTCACACGACATGGGATTCATTCGTGAGACCTGCGACAGCGGCGCAGTGATCCATAACAGCCAGTTCCGTATGTGCGGCAACGTCGTTGAAGCGGTCGAGATCTACGAAGCGCTGTAG
- a CDS encoding glycosyltransferase family 4 protein gives MNASPGRIYTMPRVMLDISRLLSRAAEAVPTGIDRVELAYAEYLIGQVPDATEFVALHPLGRFGTLPFEAAARFIGLLSTRWAGAGGDGGYATRAGRWLLHGMMLPGAERRYEAKSVPERNAAYLLLSHHHLTRPAIISETLVRRRVGAFVPMVHDLIPSDYPEYARPREPAKHLLRIETVARYADGVLVPTETVRQSLIPHFEIAGRPYVPIRVVSHGVHLRPPLLGPHAPAHPYFVCLGTIEPRKNHLLLLNLWRRLVEKHGTRAPKLILIGKRGWENENVIDMIERCPALQGVVEEHNQLPDDEVTRLLTGARALLFPSFAEGYGLPLAEALALGAPVICSDIAVFREVGGDVPVYLDPLDGLGWLHMVEAFAGPGAAARESQRARLASRPEPSWRDSVREGLAFIAELAQGAEPMASPDRTMRSSTVRPG, from the coding sequence ATGAACGCATCGCCTGGCCGCATCTACACCATGCCGCGGGTGATGCTCGACATTTCGCGTCTGCTCTCGCGGGCAGCCGAAGCAGTGCCGACCGGCATCGATCGCGTTGAACTGGCCTATGCCGAATACCTTATCGGCCAGGTGCCGGATGCTACGGAATTCGTGGCGTTGCATCCGCTCGGCCGCTTCGGCACGCTTCCCTTCGAAGCGGCGGCGCGGTTCATCGGTCTCCTCTCCACGCGTTGGGCCGGTGCCGGCGGTGATGGTGGCTATGCGACACGTGCCGGGCGCTGGCTGCTTCATGGCATGATGCTTCCCGGGGCGGAGCGCCGCTACGAAGCCAAATCCGTCCCGGAGCGTAACGCTGCCTATCTGCTGCTGTCGCATCATCATCTGACACGGCCGGCGATCATCTCCGAGACCCTGGTACGCCGCCGTGTCGGCGCTTTTGTTCCCATGGTTCACGACCTGATCCCGAGCGATTATCCGGAATATGCCCGGCCCCGGGAGCCCGCGAAGCACTTGCTCCGTATCGAGACCGTCGCCCGTTATGCGGACGGCGTTCTGGTGCCGACTGAAACCGTCAGACAATCCCTGATCCCGCATTTCGAGATCGCAGGTCGCCCCTACGTGCCGATCCGTGTTGTGTCGCACGGCGTGCACCTACGCCCGCCTTTGCTGGGTCCACACGCCCCCGCCCATCCGTATTTCGTCTGTCTCGGCACGATCGAGCCGCGCAAGAATCACCTTCTCCTTCTCAATCTCTGGCGGCGTTTGGTGGAGAAGCACGGCACCCGCGCGCCGAAGCTGATCCTGATCGGTAAACGCGGCTGGGAGAACGAGAACGTCATCGACATGATCGAGCGCTGTCCGGCGCTCCAAGGCGTGGTGGAGGAGCACAATCAGCTTCCCGACGATGAAGTCACGCGCTTACTCACGGGCGCGCGCGCCTTGCTGTTTCCGTCCTTTGCCGAAGGATACGGTTTGCCCCTGGCGGAGGCTCTGGCCCTCGGTGCACCGGTGATTTGTTCAGACATCGCAGTCTTCCGGGAGGTCGGCGGTGATGTTCCGGTCTACCTCGATCCGCTGGACGGCCTCGGCTGGCTTCACATGGTGGAGGCTTTCGCGGGGCCGGGGGCGGCGGCGCGAGAAAGCCAGCGCGCTCGTCTTGCGAGCCGGCCTGAGCCGAGTTGGCGCGACAGTGTCAGGGAAGGCCTTGCGTTCATCGCCGAGTTAGCCCAGGGCGCGGAACCCATGGCGTCGCCGGACAGAACCATGAGATCATCAACCGTGAGACCAGGCTGA
- a CDS encoding capsule biosynthesis protein, whose amino-acid sequence MNAISPPERADMPVEGRRQVLLLQSLMGPFFRRIGQALLRDGYGVHKVNFNGGDQLFWRLPGAINYTGRPSDWPDALARIIAARGITDVLLFGDCRPLHSAAIAVCRNLHIAVHVFEEGYIRPDWVTLELDGVNGHSSLPRDPNYYRDRAAQLPPAPEHQSVPSSFRRRALESIAYNAADLLTRWRYPHWDNHRPWHPLIEGVGWLKRLSDRKAAAARTAALLARLEASPEPYMLFPLQLDADAQVRLHSSLDGVADAIRQVVASFAAHAPAQLRLIVKEHPLDNGVTDWRALTAEAAGAAGVAARVDYMESGDVAVIVRAARGLITINSTTGTLALACGVPVITLGHAVYGLRDITFQGTLDEFWSNPGLPDAATFAAFRRVLIDRCLVPGGFFSEPALEKLVNSAIARLEAHSPRHFAATSRACRDRTATSSAYEPLALGHGLESARG is encoded by the coding sequence ATGAACGCGATATCACCACCCGAACGGGCCGACATGCCTGTGGAAGGCCGGCGTCAGGTCTTGTTGCTGCAGAGCCTGATGGGACCGTTCTTCCGACGGATCGGCCAGGCCTTGTTGCGCGACGGCTACGGCGTCCACAAGGTGAACTTCAACGGCGGCGACCAGCTCTTCTGGCGTCTTCCGGGGGCCATTAACTACACCGGTCGGCCATCGGATTGGCCGGATGCCTTGGCGCGCATCATCGCGGCGCGGGGCATCACAGATGTGCTGCTGTTCGGCGATTGCCGCCCCCTGCACAGTGCCGCCATCGCCGTCTGCCGTAACCTGCATATCGCCGTGCATGTCTTCGAGGAGGGCTATATTCGGCCCGATTGGGTGACGCTCGAACTGGACGGCGTGAACGGCCATTCCTCGCTGCCGCGCGACCCGAACTATTACCGGGACCGCGCGGCTCAGCTACCGCCCGCGCCCGAGCATCAGTCCGTCCCCTCCTCCTTCCGCCGCAGGGCTTTGGAGAGCATCGCTTACAACGCCGCCGACCTGCTGACCCGGTGGCGATATCCCCACTGGGACAATCATCGGCCCTGGCACCCGCTGATAGAAGGGGTCGGCTGGCTCAAGCGTCTGTCGGATCGCAAGGCCGCCGCCGCGCGCACGGCAGCGCTGCTGGCAAGGCTTGAAGCATCGCCTGAGCCCTATATGCTGTTCCCGCTGCAGCTGGATGCCGATGCGCAGGTGCGGCTGCATTCCTCCCTTGACGGCGTGGCAGATGCCATCCGCCAGGTGGTCGCCTCCTTCGCCGCGCATGCGCCGGCCCAGCTGCGGCTGATCGTCAAGGAACATCCGCTCGACAACGGCGTGACGGACTGGCGCGCTCTGACGGCCGAAGCGGCAGGGGCCGCGGGTGTCGCGGCGCGTGTCGATTACATGGAGAGCGGTGATGTCGCCGTCATCGTCCGCGCTGCGCGCGGGTTGATCACCATCAACAGCACCACCGGCACTCTCGCTCTCGCCTGCGGCGTACCCGTGATCACTCTTGGGCATGCCGTCTACGGTCTGCGTGACATCACCTTTCAAGGCACGCTCGACGAATTCTGGTCGAACCCCGGGCTGCCCGATGCGGCGACCTTCGCGGCGTTCAGACGCGTGCTGATTGACCGCTGCCTCGTCCCCGGTGGGTTCTTTTCGGAACCGGCGCTCGAAAAGCTGGTCAACAGCGCCATCGCACGGCTGGAAGCCCATTCCCCGCGCCATTTTGCCGCCACCTCCCGCGCCTGCAGAGATCGCACGGCGACCTCCTCGGCCTACGAACCCCTCGCGCTCGGTCACGGCCTGGAAAGTGCGCGCGGATGA
- a CDS encoding LTA synthase family protein, whose product MPRRRGGRAPESLHWRLLVTLVIVGAGLFATGNPLIACAITIALSAALTIGSNLKNRALGEPLLFSDLAVLGAFVRYPGFYLAPVPPAVRVLALGGVVALAVTIACGSTTRMSPHLLGLALMVTAAPLLAIPILSPRLMRRPNVVTDFRRHGLRLTLLVYAFRWRRERRPMIAAPLPQNLSADLVIVVQCESFTDPTTLREDAQTLPSLARARTAAWQRGRLMVSGFGAYTMRTEYGVLFGQGEPALGFRRYDPFLTARRDASHALSAKLSGRGYGCVFLHPHDLRFYARDNLMPAIGFGRMVGSEACAPSATATGPYVSDAAVGAAVREIVTLSTGKTFIYAVTMENHGPWQRGRMGISSGGFEGYLSHLRHSDALLEDLIMMLSASGRSAVLAFFGDHRPSIPGVVEPGGDRHTPYVLMRFDAGGSVTTSRQADLTPAELHHAILDCAA is encoded by the coding sequence GTGCCACGGCGTCGCGGCGGGCGGGCACCGGAAAGCTTGCACTGGCGGCTGCTGGTGACCCTTGTCATCGTCGGAGCGGGGCTCTTCGCGACGGGAAATCCGTTGATCGCATGCGCCATCACGATCGCGTTATCCGCAGCGCTCACCATTGGATCCAATCTCAAGAACCGCGCGTTGGGGGAGCCATTGCTGTTCTCCGATCTCGCGGTTCTGGGGGCATTTGTCCGCTATCCTGGGTTTTATCTGGCGCCGGTTCCGCCCGCTGTTCGCGTCCTGGCCCTTGGCGGGGTCGTGGCGCTTGCGGTGACGATCGCTTGCGGTTCGACCACACGGATGAGCCCTCATCTTCTGGGTCTCGCTTTGATGGTAACGGCGGCGCCATTGCTGGCGATACCTATCCTGTCGCCTCGGTTGATGCGGCGGCCTAATGTCGTGACAGATTTCAGGCGGCACGGGCTGCGTTTGACACTTCTGGTCTACGCCTTCAGATGGCGGCGCGAGCGCCGACCAATGATTGCCGCTCCCTTGCCGCAGAACCTTTCAGCCGACCTTGTCATCGTCGTTCAATGCGAATCCTTCACCGACCCGACGACGCTGCGCGAAGATGCGCAAACCTTGCCAAGTCTCGCGCGCGCGCGGACCGCTGCCTGGCAACGTGGACGCCTCATGGTCAGCGGTTTCGGCGCCTACACCATGCGCACCGAATATGGCGTGTTGTTCGGGCAGGGTGAGCCGGCCTTGGGCTTTCGGCGGTACGACCCTTTTTTGACCGCCAGGCGAGACGCGTCCCACGCCTTGTCTGCGAAGCTGAGCGGCCGCGGCTATGGCTGTGTTTTCCTCCACCCGCATGACCTGCGCTTCTATGCGCGTGACAACCTCATGCCGGCGATCGGGTTCGGGCGGATGGTGGGAAGTGAGGCCTGCGCACCATCCGCGACCGCCACCGGCCCCTATGTCAGCGATGCCGCCGTGGGCGCGGCCGTCCGCGAGATCGTTACCTTATCGACAGGAAAAACTTTTATCTACGCGGTCACGATGGAAAATCATGGGCCGTGGCAGCGCGGCCGGATGGGAATTTCATCGGGCGGATTCGAAGGCTATCTCAGCCATCTGCGCCATAGCGATGCCTTGCTGGAAGATCTCATCATGATGCTCTCTGCGTCAGGCCGTTCCGCTGTTCTCGCCTTCTTCGGCGATCATCGTCCGTCGATTCCGGGTGTCGTGGAACCGGGCGGAGATCGCCACACGCCCTATGTTCTGATGCGCTTTGACGCCGGCGGATCGGTGACGACATCGCGGCAGGCGGATCTGACGCCGGCCGAGCTGCATCATGCCATCCTCGACTGTGCAGCCTGA
- a CDS encoding ABC transporter permease gives MSQVSTATIRKPSLVEVCRVQGCVIGALILRELHTRYGRENLGFLWIIAEPILFCAAVAVVWTAIRPPHDHGLPVTAIVITGYVPLTMWRHCLMRAVKAFEANGSLLFHRQVTPLDIILSRVVLELMGTIAAGIIVCVGAILLGFLKPPADYGLLYLGLVYQMLFCLVTALLVASLSELSELVEKTVQVVSYVALPFTGAFSMVDWLPQNYRWLLLWSPSVSNIEMIRGGWFGTAVHVHYDLWYDTWMAGLLLLIGLSMTLRIRRHLIIQ, from the coding sequence GTGAGCCAAGTTTCTACGGCGACGATCAGAAAGCCATCTCTGGTTGAGGTCTGTCGGGTTCAGGGTTGCGTTATCGGGGCTTTGATCCTACGTGAATTGCATACGCGCTACGGGCGGGAGAATCTCGGCTTCCTCTGGATTATCGCAGAGCCGATCCTGTTCTGTGCGGCCGTTGCGGTCGTTTGGACGGCGATCAGGCCGCCCCATGACCACGGCCTGCCTGTCACCGCCATCGTCATCACCGGCTATGTGCCGCTGACCATGTGGCGCCATTGCCTGATGCGGGCGGTCAAAGCCTTCGAAGCGAATGGCAGCCTCCTGTTTCATCGACAGGTCACACCGCTCGACATCATCCTGTCGCGGGTTGTCCTGGAACTCATGGGCACAATCGCCGCCGGTATCATCGTCTGTGTCGGCGCGATCCTGCTCGGCTTCCTCAAACCGCCTGCCGATTACGGCCTGCTCTATCTCGGCCTAGTCTACCAGATGCTGTTCTGTCTGGTGACCGCGCTTCTCGTGGCTTCGCTCAGCGAATTGTCAGAGCTGGTCGAAAAGACGGTGCAGGTCGTGTCTTACGTCGCGCTACCCTTCACGGGTGCGTTTTCCATGGTGGATTGGCTGCCGCAGAATTACCGCTGGCTGTTGTTGTGGTCGCCGAGCGTCAGCAATATCGAAATGATACGCGGCGGATGGTTCGGCACCGCCGTGCATGTGCATTACGACCTCTGGTACGATACCTGGATGGCAGGATTGCTCTTGTTGATCGGCCTATCGATGACGCTGCGCATTCGTCGCCACCTTATCATTCAATAG
- a CDS encoding glycosyltransferase family 4 protein: protein MALSRGTGVATYGRTLTHCLHGMGHPVDVIYGMNISKRTSSALREVIFFDSLDQEHIRKRPIPLSSRWWADRRADWGGHEAVEITITGRVEGRGFAHRMPSYDRILNVPALFRAAHRYYRRTRRFMTIRVQDPPAIMHWTYPLPIRLKGARNIYTVHDLVPLRLPHTTLDDKGFHFRLIADLTARADAICTVSEASRRDILSFHPGAVAKVFNTYQSFQPSALALARPEAAIAAEISGLFGLQRDGYFLFFGSLEPKKNIGRMIEAFLATDTGRPLVLVGAMAWKSEGELRFLKRGTDSGQIVHLEYLPEPVLMGLIRGARAVLFPSLTEGFGLPVLEALSLGTPVLTSREGALPEVAGDAAVYVDAYDTASIAAGIAHLDKNDATCAALRAAGPPQAELFSIAAYEARLGQMYAQVLGGGTEP, encoded by the coding sequence ATGGCACTCAGCCGCGGCACCGGTGTCGCGACCTATGGTCGCACACTCACCCACTGCCTGCACGGCATGGGCCATCCCGTGGATGTCATCTATGGGATGAACATTTCAAAGCGCACCTCGTCCGCGTTGCGCGAAGTCATCTTCTTCGACAGCCTTGACCAGGAGCATATCCGCAAGCGGCCAATCCCACTCAGTTCGCGCTGGTGGGCTGACCGCCGCGCCGATTGGGGTGGTCATGAGGCGGTTGAAATAACAATCACCGGACGCGTTGAGGGCAGGGGGTTCGCCCATCGCATGCCCAGCTACGACCGCATCCTGAACGTGCCCGCCCTGTTCCGTGCGGCGCATCGCTATTACCGTCGCACGCGGCGTTTCATGACCATCCGGGTTCAGGATCCTCCGGCGATCATGCACTGGACCTATCCATTGCCGATTCGGCTGAAGGGCGCCCGCAATATCTATACCGTGCACGACCTCGTGCCGCTGCGGCTGCCCCATACGACGCTTGACGATAAGGGATTCCATTTCCGGCTGATTGCTGACCTCACGGCCCGGGCGGACGCCATCTGCACCGTCTCCGAGGCATCGCGCCGCGATATTCTTTCCTTTCATCCCGGCGCGGTCGCGAAGGTTTTCAATACCTACCAATCTTTCCAGCCGAGCGCCCTTGCCCTCGCGCGGCCCGAGGCTGCGATCGCCGCCGAGATTAGCGGATTGTTCGGTCTCCAAAGGGATGGCTATTTCCTGTTCTTCGGCTCTCTCGAACCCAAGAAGAACATCGGTCGGATGATCGAGGCCTTTCTCGCGACGGACACTGGTCGACCACTGGTGCTGGTGGGTGCGATGGCCTGGAAGTCTGAAGGGGAGCTTCGCTTCCTCAAGCGTGGCACCGACAGTGGCCAGATCGTGCATCTGGAATATTTGCCCGAACCCGTGCTGATGGGGCTGATCCGCGGCGCCCGCGCCGTTTTGTTCCCGTCGTTGACCGAGGGGTTCGGCCTGCCCGTTTTGGAAGCGCTGTCCTTAGGCACGCCCGTGCTCACGTCGCGCGAAGGGGCCTTGCCCGAGGTAGCGGGCGATGCCGCCGTCTACGTCGATGCATATGATACGGCCAGTATCGCCGCTGGAATCGCGCATCTGGACAAGAACGACGCCACCTGCGCGGCGCTGCGTGCGGCAGGTCCCCCTCAGGCGGAGCTCTTCAGCATCGCGGCCTATGAGGCGCGGCTAGGGCAGATGTATGCGCAGGTTCTTGGCGGCGGGACCGAGCCTTGA
- a CDS encoding capsular polysaccharide export protein, LipB/KpsS family, whose translation MSLIVPSGPPSAARDLWRRVCEGASAANLLLVLPRLTDGFAALAAEVTQTGGMVVGAADPHALLDEARDIHVTAMSDLGLLGLFAGLPVWWHGVDSPSPTMIPHHEAAKAAVWLVRGTAYTDPFTNLPTSASDTIALLADWRRMITRNREVAVCAGMSLWKRRRIAQFFTTGADAPPFRRRTAEILRTARSRHGAVAVWSTRIPETLVATAETAGVALHRVEDGFIRSLGLGSDLLPPASIIVDRQGIYFDPSRPSDLETLLATTTFDEALRARAKNLIDLVIRHGISKYAAGGDAVAIHAQAGQRVILVPGQVADDLSVRLGGGLVRGNADLLARVRAANPEAFIVYRPHPDVEAGHRPGAIPDPVATGLADQVSRGGAMAPLIVAVDEVHTLTSLAGFEALLRGRRVVTYGQPFYASWGLTQDHAPVTRRQRRLTVEELAAATLILYPRYVDPRTGLLCGPETLIARLADAALWRPSRLMRLRQLQGRLKRFRRVSVSP comes from the coding sequence GTGTCCTTGATCGTGCCGTCAGGCCCGCCGAGCGCGGCGCGCGACCTGTGGCGGCGCGTCTGCGAAGGTGCGTCGGCCGCGAACCTCCTTCTCGTCTTGCCCCGGCTGACGGATGGATTCGCGGCGCTCGCGGCAGAGGTCACGCAAACCGGCGGCATGGTGGTAGGCGCCGCCGATCCGCATGCATTGCTGGACGAGGCCCGCGACATCCATGTCACGGCGATGAGCGACCTTGGTCTGCTTGGTCTATTTGCCGGCCTGCCGGTGTGGTGGCATGGCGTGGACAGCCCGTCACCCACGATGATCCCGCACCACGAGGCGGCGAAGGCCGCCGTCTGGCTGGTGCGCGGCACGGCCTATACCGATCCCTTTACCAATTTGCCGACAAGTGCCTCTGACACCATCGCGCTGCTCGCCGATTGGCGGCGCATGATCACACGCAACCGCGAGGTCGCGGTATGCGCCGGCATGTCGCTTTGGAAGCGACGCCGCATCGCCCAGTTCTTTACAACCGGTGCCGATGCACCACCCTTCCGCAGGCGGACAGCCGAGATTCTCCGGACAGCGCGATCGAGACACGGCGCCGTCGCCGTCTGGTCGACGCGCATCCCCGAGACATTGGTCGCGACGGCGGAGACGGCGGGCGTCGCGCTGCATCGGGTCGAGGATGGCTTTATCCGCTCGCTTGGCCTCGGCAGCGATCTTTTGCCGCCAGCCTCCATTATCGTCGATCGCCAAGGGATCTACTTCGATCCCTCCCGGCCAAGCGACCTCGAAACGCTCCTTGCGACCACGACCTTCGACGAGGCGTTGCGGGCGCGGGCAAAGAACCTGATCGACCTCGTTATCCGCCACGGCATCTCGAAATACGCTGCGGGAGGAGACGCCGTGGCAATCCACGCGCAGGCCGGGCAGCGCGTCATCCTGGTGCCTGGACAGGTCGCAGACGACCTCTCGGTGCGTTTGGGCGGCGGCTTGGTGCGGGGCAACGCTGACCTTTTGGCGCGCGTCCGCGCCGCCAATCCCGAGGCCTTCATCGTCTATCGCCCCCATCCGGACGTCGAGGCCGGACATCGACCGGGCGCCATCCCTGACCCTGTCGCTACCGGCCTTGCCGATCAGGTGAGCCGCGGTGGCGCCATGGCGCCGCTGATCGTCGCCGTGGACGAGGTGCATACCCTCACGTCTCTCGCCGGCTTCGAGGCTTTGCTTCGCGGTCGCAGGGTCGTGACCTACGGTCAGCCCTTCTACGCGAGCTGGGGTCTGACCCAAGACCACGCCCCGGTCACGCGGAGGCAGCGGCGTCTGACGGTCGAGGAACTCGCGGCGGCGACGCTGATCCTCTACCCACGCTATGTCGATCCTCGCACGGGCCTGCTTTGCGGCCCCGAAACGCTGATCGCGCGCCTGGCGGATGCGGCCTTGTGGCGGCCATCTCGTCTCATGCGCTTGCGCCAGTTGCAGGGGCGGCTCAAGCGATTCCGGCGCGTGAGCGTTTCGCCATGA
- a CDS encoding capsule biosynthesis protein, translating to MDGLDLSTGAGVADLFKRPDGTRPITRRPSLLARWLPFCLMVLVPTAVVSAYFFAIASPQYVSETQFVVRGQSSAAPGMLSSLLQTAGGVSASEDTYAVQDYVMSRAAARDMMNAQQIEAVFNRPGADAIARFPNPFSGRSFESFYKYYDKHVIADLDSTTGISTLKVITFQPEDSQRIAAALLTASEDLVNRMNARQRQNTISSSQKEVADAEAHLRDLGAQLATYRNQQAMLDPMKQSVPMLRDISDLQSMLVTTRIQIAQLRASAPDSPLIPVYQRRVTALQAQIANSNTAITGSDTSLVPKITAYDDLTLQQDLGEKLLASAMASLEAAKAQADRQQLYIDEIVPPNLPDYPAYPKALSSVAVVFASLLGLFLLAKLIISGAREHRIV from the coding sequence ATGGACGGACTTGATCTCAGCACCGGCGCCGGAGTAGCGGATCTCTTCAAACGCCCGGATGGCACACGGCCAATCACCCGGCGACCTTCGCTCTTGGCGCGATGGCTTCCTTTCTGTCTTATGGTGCTTGTACCAACGGCCGTTGTGTCGGCGTATTTCTTCGCCATCGCCTCACCCCAATATGTCTCCGAGACGCAGTTCGTCGTGCGGGGACAAAGCAGCGCGGCGCCTGGCATGCTGTCCAGCCTGCTGCAAACGGCCGGCGGTGTCAGCGCGAGCGAAGATACCTATGCCGTCCAGGATTACGTTATGTCCCGGGCTGCCGCCCGCGACATGATGAACGCACAGCAGATCGAAGCTGTTTTTAATCGGCCGGGGGCGGATGCCATCGCCCGCTTCCCAAATCCATTCTCAGGCCGCAGCTTCGAGAGCTTCTACAAATATTATGACAAACACGTTATCGCCGATCTTGATTCGACGACCGGCATTTCGACACTGAAGGTCATCACCTTCCAGCCCGAGGACTCGCAGCGCATTGCGGCCGCCCTCCTCACCGCATCCGAGGATCTGGTCAACAGGATGAATGCGCGGCAGCGCCAGAACACCATCAGCAGCTCGCAAAAGGAAGTTGCCGATGCGGAGGCGCATCTGCGCGATCTCGGCGCCCAGCTCGCCACCTATCGCAATCAACAGGCGATGCTCGACCCCATGAAGCAGTCGGTGCCGATGTTGCGCGACATCAGCGACCTGCAATCGATGCTGGTGACGACGCGTATTCAAATTGCCCAGCTGCGCGCATCCGCACCGGATAGTCCGCTGATACCGGTTTACCAGCGCCGCGTCACGGCGCTTCAGGCGCAGATCGCCAATTCTAACACGGCCATCACCGGCTCGGACACGTCTCTGGTGCCGAAGATCACCGCTTATGACGATCTCACGCTGCAACAGGATCTGGGTGAAAAGCTTCTGGCGAGTGCGATGGCTTCACTGGAAGCCGCCAAGGCTCAGGCCGATCGGCAGCAGCTCTATATCGACGAGATCGTGCCGCCGAACTTGCCCGACTACCCCGCCTATCCCAAGGCGCTCAGCTCGGTCGCCGTGGTCTTCGCGAGCCTGCTTGGCCTTTTCCTTCTGGCAAAACTGATCATCAGCGGCGCCCGCGAGCACCGCATCGTTTGA